In Betta splendens chromosome 1, fBetSpl5.4, whole genome shotgun sequence, the genomic stretch AGCGAGTATGAGAAGCAGAAGTCAGATGACTCACTTTCAGTCAGAGGGCTGTAgattcacacactcactgctcCTGCAGGGCGCCTGAGCTCGGGTGGTGCTTTGTGTCTGGGCTCATGTTGTTGTGTCTTCCACAGTGGTCGTCCAGGTTGTAGGCCTGGTACTTATCAGACCAGTCTGACTCTAGCATCTGCTTAGCCTCTCTGTTcatcctgacacacacatggaacCATATAACatcatgtgtgttttcactaTGAGACACTCAAAGGCTGCAACTTACTATTAATAACATCGAGAATACCAAGTGGTCACAGGCTGGAATGAATAATAACAATGACAAGTCATAATAGCAACAACTGTTTACATGTGGCTGATAAGACAGTTACACAGGGAGAGGGCCATTCCATAATCTTCCCcatatcacatcacatcacatcacatcacatcacatcacatcacatcacatcacatcacatcacatcacaggaaTCTGCTGTCACAATCCATTTGTAAGTTTTCCATAGGTTGTCAAATTCAGTAATTCTAATTTTCAATATCTTACTAAGAGGATCAACAAGTCCTTAAACTACTACTATGGCAAATGTCCTATATTAATTTCAGATTAGTtattaattgattgattgaccCGTTCTATTCAGGGCTGTGAGGGTAACACTTAACACTTAAGATTCAGAGCTAAATGTGATTTCATATTATAGCATTAGATTACTgatcagtacagtacagtgggcaCCTGACAGGTCTGTGAACTGCACTGAAGCATGTTTTCACAGTCATTAACTGTAAATAGAAGTTTCAAACATGTTGAACAATGATGTGCAGAAGTGTCAGTGCCAGTATTACAGGAAATAGACTAGAACAGACGCGTTTGGATGAGGCTAAAGTGTTGATTGTGTCAAACTGGCTGACATATGAAACATGATGGTTAAAGTCGAGATGAGAGTCAGGGAAGTAGTGAtaggtagatgaggcgtcatgaaacgtttcaaCACATTgaaaaactgtattgatactgtgccgatactgtgtcactgaatcctgccacctgctggacattaaaactccctacaggcaacctagttgacagactcagctgacactgattttgtgacttaatatatacaataatataatttaagccattgtatgttatatatttcatatcttcatttacatttaaaatttatatttttagatacagtcgataaagtggacatgtatcgtaacgtaaaaatctaagtgaacatgttgtgaatgaagatgcctttttttgtttttttttttaaacaaatttggtctctcggcccactgcaatgaggagatcttgccaaaggtcaTCTAGAAAgaacacactgccattttagtacaccatttccaaacaacaagaaacaaataatgctgaataacatgcctgaagtgggtgtagacagctgctgttctgactgcagtctactgacggcctcgttgcacttggaggaactgcggaaccagagtaatttaaatctggggtctagaagtgttgctggggtcatcACACTGTGAGGTggaaatttaacctgcataaaacaatatgattagtaaagagtcactttggaaattaatctgaattcaaatagatcaagtgaaaactttaaaattaattaattattttaatactacactttcactttatcataaaattaaatcaaaaaagaaaccttattttccgatatgagatgaattatagatgaatttgacgatgaacggcaaacgctcatggattccattcggcagatgcagcccgacacatgcgcttccttataaacacagtctggcgcgtcagacagtgactgatacaggaactgtatcggtcacgtggtttcccaacgcgatacgcgcaccgacactgtgtttcgctctaagagctcgacgcaggcgctgacgcatcggtgttgccggacccatcactacaGGGAAGGTTAGGTTTTCTTACATCAGATTCACTGATCACTTCCTCCACATCTccagctttgtgttgttgttgttgttgtcttgtttCACCATGTCTATGCAgtccagtacagtacagaggaacttcctgtttgtctcatgttgtgGTGGCTGAAGACACTGCATAGTTAATACAGTGCCACAGAACCTCTTAGTTTGTTTGACTTCCCAGCTGGCCAGTCCATCGCAGAgcaacacatacacaaaaacaaacacatacacacttttcatagcgacacgtctggtttgttcaaaatatggaaaaatacgaaacaaaatactgcatatatagaaaaactgtcgcctaataaagatctgtgtacttttactgtaaaattaagcacttattagtattcaaaactaccatgtcatactgtaatagagtcaactttgataatcaataacttgactttggtgcatagttccaggctcagaccactttccccttgttctactagaggtgtactattacaccacaaagatctgtgtatttttactgtatagtttaggatttattagtattcaaaactaccatgtcatactgtaatacagtcaactttgatcattaataacttgactttggtgcatagttccaggctcagaccactttccctttattctactagaagtgtactatcaccatacaaagatctgtgtatttttactgtatagttttgggatttattagtatttaaaactaccagttcatactgtaacagtacgggtcgtatagtcaactttaatcattaataacttgactttggtgcatagttccaggcccagaccactttctccctaTTCTACTAGACGtctactatcatcacacaaagattcgtgtatttttactgtatagtttaggatttattagtattcaaaccTACCAGgtcctactgtaactgtatgggccgtatagtcaacctTATtcattaataacttaactttggtgcatagttccaggctcagaccactttccccttgttctactagaggtgtactatcaccccacaaagatctgtgtatttatactgtatggtttaggattttagtagtaccatgttatgctgtaatatggcccttacagtcaagcacaaaaccaataagtactgcaccacaaacagtgtagtatgtaactttcttttttattgttgttttttattgtaagtctgtattgtgaagagagaataattgcattaaatctaatccttaATGTtaggttatatacattttgtatttacattttagtgttcaaaactaaatattacaatgtgcaagaacagagacggcaataactttgataaaacaaactccagacatgggaaatagTTTGatcagaacaaataacgatttcattCAGGTGCTATAAAATGGTCATTCATGTGCCCTTTTACAGTGTGATGGCTGTTGCAGGTGGTTTCATGCACAGTTCTTACaaatagataaaaacacacacacaagaaagcaACAACTGAATACTGGAATTGCTGTCTTTGTAAATAATTCCTCAACCATAAAACAGTTACAGGATATATCCTATTTGTCttatatttttgttcattttggcacaaaactgtatttatatgtccatccatccattttcagccgctttttctgggggcaGGTCACAGGGTCAAAgggtctaagcaaactccaaacttccctctctccggacacttcctccagttcagcccagcccaggacctgtttgccttgggagaccctactaggggcatttagcccccgacaacatagctcccggggtcattcaggcaaacaaacacctcgtttcacacaaatattcagtttttgactgttccatgactttatataaaacattaaacatttagttttaatattaaaagtcacactttggagtcctaacagatgttaATAagaggatttaatgtgtgtgtgcttagcctcactcagttttttatatgaaaagtgacataatccgggcctggcattatgcactaaagtcaagttattcatcatcatagttgaatataaggcccatagagtattacagtatgacatggtagttttgaatactaataaatcctaaactatacagtaaaaatacacaaatctttgtgtgatgatagtagaCGTCTAGTAGAAtagggagaaagtggtctgagcctggaactatgcacctaagtcaagttattgattatcaaagttgactgtattacagtatgacatggtagtttggaatactaataaatccaaaactatacagtaaaaatacacgaatctttgtgtggtgatagtacatttctagtagaacaaggggaaagtggtctgagcctggaactattcaccaaagtcaagttattaatgattaaagttgactatacggcccgtactgttacagtatgaactggtagttttaaatactaataaatcctaaactatacagtaaaaatacacgaatctttgtgtggtgatagtacacctctagtagaacaaagggaaagtggtctgagcctggaactatgcaccaaagtcaagttattaatgattaaagttgactatacggcccatacagttacagtatgaactggtagttttaaatactaataaatcccaaactatacagtaaaaatacacagatccttgtgtggtgatagtacacttctagtagaacaaggggaaagtggtctgagcctggaactatgcaccaaagtcaagttataaatgattaaagttgactgtattacagtatgacatagtactttcaagtactgctaaatcctaaagtatacagtaaaaatacacaaatatttgtgtgatgatagtagaCGTCTAGTAGAAtagggagaaagtggtctgagcctggaactatgcaccaaagtcaagttattaatcatgaaagttgactgtattacagtatgacatagtactttcaagtactgctgaatccaaaactatacagtaaaaatacacaaatctttgtgtgatgatagtagaCATCTAGTAGAAtagggagaaagtggtctgagcctggaactatgcaccaaagtcaagttattaatcatgaaagttgactgtattacagtatgacatagtactttcaagtactgctaaatccaaaactataaagtaaaaatacacaaatctttgtgtgatgataatAGACGTCTAGTAGAAtagggagaaagtggtctgagcctggaactatgcaccaaagtcaagttattaatgattaaagttgactatacggcctatacagttacagtatgacatggtagttttgaatactaataaatcctaaactatacagtaaaaatacacgaatctttgtgtggtgatagtacatttctagtagaacaaggggaaagtggtctgagcctggaactatgcaccaaagtcaagttattaatgattaaagttgactatacggcccgtactgttacagtatgaactggtagttttaaatactaataaatcctaaactatacagtaaaaatacacgaatctttgtgtgatgatagtagacgtctagtagaacaaagggaaagtggtctgagcctggaactatgcacctaagtcaagttattgatttcaaagttgactgtattacagtatgacatagtactttcaagtactgctaaatccaaaactatacagtaaaaatacacaaatctttgtgtgatgatagtagaCGTCTAGTAGAAtagggagaaagtggtctgagcctggaactatgcaccaaagttaagttaatgattataaaagtttcacagtatgacatggtagttttaaacacaaataaatgcttaattttacagtaaaagtacacagatctttattaggcgacagtttttctatatatgctatattttgtttcgtagttttccatattttgaacagaccagacgtgtcgctatgaaaagaggaagtcgcgacgagcgtgttttgtgctctgctgtaaagcgcgtaatacgggcgcaagacgtttctgaagcgcggctggctgaacgacggatgaacgaacgacggctcacttgaccgcagtacGCAGGTGCCACAGGTCTCCAGGTGCGcggacaggtgtcgtgccaaaaagtgactgtctgccagaaagtgattttgattttttaatgcactgacttccgcacgcgggagcgcgcgccgcctcattaacactagaactactaagggacgtacacctttacatatacccctaccaacggctgggtgttcacttgtccgccacgctccagctggcaccttgcccagagccgcttttgttacgtaaagagggccatcaccgacgcactctgtggggttggacgcatgggctcgctgaccctgctgctgcctgcaaggcagagcagggttcctactcaggttcctatgagtctatgagtgacgtccactgctacaatgttccaccgctatgtgcttggatttacaacgtgaaaggacgagtgtcattgttgcggtctcaccgaaggaagcaatgaaaaacatcaacaatacaataagacagttttgcttctttgcttatttacaaaaaaactaaataaagttcacacattatttcactgtaacgttactaaaaattgcagaaaagacgacagtacaccgctcacccatctagttttaacaaatgtgcaattaaaaatatattataaaccaaaaaacgcttgaaagcgtttcagttttatattctatttatttcgttatttcccctttcacctgtaccacataataagtcattgcagagctacagccatgtttcaccagccgctttcagcagtgagtcatagacggacgttgttctgcccgctttcatgtagacacggatctcttcacagtttttcaaacgtaatttcgttattcatatacaacaacatgcaaatgctaaaaatgacagaaaagatgacagtacacctaTCTAGTTTGGGTgcacagaaaacgcttgaaagcgtttccgttttatattccgtttatttcgttattactgctttcacctgtaccacataaagtcattgcagagctacagccatgttcctacaaagtttcccagctgtttatttcattattccccctttcatgtccgtctgttgaatgaaagtgggcggggccatccacgtcccagagcagggacactgggggaaggggaaacgcgcatcaacacgcaggacaaagatctgcgtttctctgctgctacagcctcgctgcgttgggttgttagtctccctttcacctctactaTATGAAATTTGTTCCTAcaaaagttgatcagccgctttcagaatcagaatcgttttaattccccaggtttgaacagggcaaacattatttttatttacaaaaaaaaagtttacatATGGTTTGCACTGTAATGTCACcagaaattacaaaaaaaacgacagtacagccatgtagtttgaacaaatgtgcaatacaaaatataaacagaaaacgcttgaaacttTTCCgtatcaaaagatattggctatAATCACTCtttggcaacgtgaagacaGCATATTACTGGgttaactggtctcaaacaggtgtagacagtgaTAAGATGAACTGGATTCTCATTCAATCTGTTAATATAacgcagcagagctccatgcacttaaaataagggagaaataagctttcagtaaacagatattggctttaatcactttgtggcaacataaaaccagcatgctactggttctactggtcttggtgtattacatttgaaaatataacaaagcagagctcagtgtatttaaaataaggcagaattaagcttctgatcaaaagctttgcctctaataatcacgttgtggcaacatgaaagcaactggtttaactggtcccatacaggaaattaaaagtggtgaaacaacttggtggtcactcgtgcagtttcaatcagacccaaaatgtggaagaacaaacatgttgcagcaatattgggtcgtagatctgagtccatagcgtcatgtcatagagttaaacagtcacggtcgacgatcgctgtaaagagaattacgatgattatttccgtcgtttacacaaaatctaaaagacgtgccgtcactacgtccactagaagaCGTGTAgtggataatatttacaagttatggccaattgaaaccgaaataagcagctgtagtcctacacaaaccgagctaaacgccttaacgaggcggtgcgcgctcccgcgtgcggaaattaATGCAttcaaaaatcaaaatcaatttctggcagacagtcactttttggcacgacacctgtccgCGCAGCTGGAGGCCTGTGGCACCTGCGGGACGTGGCCAGCACCCGGCCACGTGCGCGTCCACCTGCCGGTGAATCAGCTGATCCAGTGCCGCTGGTTCCGTCCGACAGACGCTTCGCTGGAGACTCCGCGGGTGGatggtgatgaagatgaagaactACCTGCTCCCTGTGTTCATGTTGGTGATGGCCACTTTGGTGCACGGCGTTAAGAATCACGCCAACGCAACGAAAGCTCCAAGAACAACAACTCACgctccaaaaacaacaacacgtgCTCCAGGAACAACTCTAGCTCCTAATACAACAACTCATGcttcaacaacaaccacaggTAAGATACACACACAGGTATTAAAGCATATAAAAATGTTTGGGAAACAACATAGATCCAGTCCAATCTGTGCCCCTCCATCTGCTTGTACAGTAAGTCATTGCTGGAAAAGCAGATTTGAACCTGACTGACAACATTCAGTTCAGCACATCGGCCTAAACTGGAAAAACTGGCCCGACTTCCAGTTCTCACTGTTCACTGAGAACTCACCACAGCGTCTGAACACAGGAAGCACTAATTAGAGCGTGAGGTGTTAATGAGCTGCAAAATGCAATGAATGCACTTTGAGCATTTTAGAAATAACAGGACAAATGTATGACTTTTTATTGGACTATCTTTGTTGTAATAGACACCAGTGGGTTCATGCTGATTATGGGAAAACAAATAAGAAACACAGAAAAagggacacacaaacatgaagatctcctctttgtcttttcaGCAAATCCTCCAGTCAACCTCGAAGGGAAGATGTTCACTATGTcgcttggaggaggaggaatgtccTTCAGTGCACCTCATGCACAGCCTCGTAGCAGCAGTAAGTAGAGGCTCATTATCGCAGTCTCTCTTGTTTGTCTCCTCATGTGTCTGATGTTTGTCAAATGACGTAAAACAGAAAGGAGCGGTGAGGAAGCGGCTCGACCCAGTTGACGTTCTCCCTTTGTCAACCTGcaggtgtctctgtgtgtctgcgttacATCATTGACTACACGTCAGAGGACTCACAGATCTTCACCCTCAGCCCGTCCAGCAGCCCCCTGACGCTGGGGGACAAGGGTGCTAGCAGGTATGTGCTGTCCCTCAACCATTATGACTACTCCTTGCTACCAAATGTGTACGTCTGGTCGATGATGGAACCGGAGCTGTGGACCAGCGTCTGTGTCGTCGTGGACTCAGGGAGGAATGTGATTCAGGCGTTTCATGGCTCCCACATGAGCATCAGGAAGCTGCTGTCTCGACCGGTGAGGACCAGGAGCCCAGGTTCCAAACACCTCTACAGGATCCCTGAAGTTGTTTTTAACTATGTactcgtgtgtgcgtgtgtgtgtgtggtcagtatGAGTGGTCTGGTGAGCAGGTGCTTGACTTTTCAGGGTTTGATGGCCAGTTAACAGACGTCCAGGTTTGGGATTATCCTCTGCGCTCCAGTGAAGTCTACAACTACATGAGCGGTGGTCGTTTTGGGTACGATCGTGTGTGCGTGGCGTGAGACCACAAAGCGTCGGTCGCGTGTAACATcagcctctgtgttttcagGCGCTACCGCGGCTCAGCCCTCAGCTGGTCGTCCGTCTGGTACAAGCTCTATGGAAACACGCTGCTGGAGGAAGCCTATGGGCGACCAGTGAAGGCGCTGGGCAGGAGCCAAGGACGGAAACTGGaaactgtggagcagcagcttaAATGAAATGTCTTTGTTCTCTGGACTTCACTTCATGAATAAAGCTCACGTTGAACCTGATGATAAAAACAATTTGATGATGATTAACGAATCAAAGCATCAGAAAAATTATGATTGATTATACTGCCACAATATGTCTGATGTGTAACTGCGTATTgggtttttctctttttaagtAATCACATTGTTGGGTGTCCAATAAAATACTGACTTATTGACCCTTcaggtttcatgttttttttttatgtaggTGAGGAATTATTGAACAAGAAAGGTACAAATCCAACTGTCCTTTTAGTTTAACGAGCACGAGGCAAGTTACTGACTAGGTCACTGACAAAGTGCGTGGATGAGGCTTGAAGACAGACGAGACCGGCGCCTCAACCCAACAAATGGTCAGGTTTCCCAGTTTTGACAGGAGCAGATTAGTTGATAAATCTAAAAAGAAACATCCTGAACCAGCCACTATTCTGTTTAGAACATTATCTCTCATGCAGCGATTGGAGACGTCCAGTGGCCACTTTCAATCTGTATTGTGTATTCAAGTCAGTGGTATCAGGGTCttagttacagtacatgtttgcTCACATGGTAAAGATATTTCAAATAGAAATGatgcagtttttctttttagtgTGTTAGAAAATGCAATACAAATGAAAATGGCCACTGTGTCTCAATATCAAATACTCAGACTTATAAAAGGACATTAAATCCaaggacttttatttttaaatatctgTAATCTGTAAGACAACTGTTGTATTAGCAAAATAAGTGTTTTGCCTCCTCACGTCCTTTTTATGTTACACCTTTATCTACAAAACTGATTATCCAGAGTAGGACGAGAACAGTCTCCATAAAAAAGTCAACCATGTTAAAATTATTACATCTTTttgcaaatataaaatgtaCATGGTGGAGCCAGATGTCACGTTCCAACCAGTACATGTTCTTCTGATTTCTATCGCTCTGCTTTTTCCAAAAGGCGAAAATCACTTTACACGATGGcttacagtaaaataaacatcCACAAAATATTCAAATTCAAACAAATGACAAAGCAAACAATAATTCATGTGCACGTGCATCCAAACATATTTTGATAAATCATCTCCCTGCTTCTTCCAGGACGACGccacaaacactgaaacaaacactgactaAAAAAACCTTCAGTTGACCTGTTTACTGTTATTGCTGCAGAtgcttttttctgtttcacattattAGAACCGTTATTCTCAAATGAATTAAGATGTTCATGGTATTGTTTTACATCTTTTGACCTTTTTACTAAAAAATGTACAACTTCAGCTGCTGGAAACGTCCGTCACATTGTGCTGATGCAGCAAACGTGGCTTTATTACAGAGACGCTGGTTGTACGTTTGACAACACGTCCATGTAGTTCACCCTCTCATCAGACACTTAACACATTGTAGATTACCGTTTTGCCTGAAGGCAACATGAACTGCTCCTGAGCAGAATGATCATCAGTTACTTTAATCTGCTTAGTAAATTTAATGCATTAGAGTAAGTGAAGCCTCTCTTCACTTTGTACCGGTCCGTGtgcgttctaacagtttgatttcccaaCCGGATTAGAAGCTGGGAAAACGGGAAAACGAGtcgttttttcctcaaaacgagaaaacgagaAATCTAATCGATTTATTtctctggttttgaaaacacagtttttacacatttttaactcgctgctttgattaaattcagtctttcgctcatatcaagagaaagaaagagaagaaaacgatctactttgtattttatcttctgGATCTTCTCCatccaattcaattcaattcaattcaatttatatagcgccaaatcacaacaaagttatctcaaggcactttaccaagtaaggtttaagacctcacacaactaaacccaacaaatcccacatacagcaagaggaaaaactctaagtctaacgaagaagaaacctccagcagaaccaggctgtatGTTGCGGCCATCTCCCTCAACCAGTTggagtgaggggagagagagagtgagaaaagcacagcaacaacaacaagcaacaagcaacaacaaagcacaggcaagatggttggaccagagactggatacaagcaggatggttggacccgcagctgcccctcacagacacagctctgtgtccgatgatacctgtaggtgaggacagagtggaggagagagagagagaccgagggagaagcacaactactggagaaaaagagacaaggttagttgaacaagGAACAAttatgggaggttattggacagaagaggtagaagaaaacagaggagctcagtgaataaattaagtcccccagcagtctatgtcaaATGCAGCTTAACTACtgtaagagatggttcctgtgactaacaatcattgccagtgacctgaaccatctctaactataagctttatcaaaaaggaaggttttaagcccttatcttaaaggtggagagtgtgtcagcttctcgaacctgaagagggagctggttccagaggagaggagcttggtagctaaaagctctccCTCCCGTTcgacatttaaagactctaggaaccacaagtagcccagcgctctgagaatgaagcgttctgctgggagcataaggaactatgaggtctttaagataagaag encodes the following:
- the LOC114862202 gene encoding uncharacterized protein LOC114862202 yields the protein MVMKMKNYLLPVFMLVMATLVHGVKNHANATKAPRTTTHAPKTTTRAPGTTLAPNTTTHASTTTTANPPVNLEGKMFTMSLGGGGMSFSAPHAQPRSSSVSVCLRYIIDYTSEDSQIFTLSPSSSPLTLGDKGASRYVLSLNHYDYSLLPNVYVWSMMEPELWTSVCVVVDSGRNVIQAFHGSHMSIRKLLSRPYEWSGEQVLDFSGFDGQLTDVQVWDYPLRSSEVYNYMSGGRFGRYRGSALSWSSVWYKLYGNTLLEEAYGRPVKALGRSQGRKLETVEQQLK